DNA from Ziziphus jujuba cultivar Dongzao chromosome 2, ASM3175591v1:
TATTCGTTCTTGTATGTGGTATTGATGAAATCATCActaaggaaccaaaaaaaaaaaaaaaagcattgaaaAGGGATAaaggtttttaaaaaaacaagaaaaccaaggataaaacttaaaaataataataatattattaaaaaaagataaagactgACGGTGAATGGAAGAAGGAAATGGTGTTAGTTGTTAATTTCGCTTAGGAATCGAATGTGTAACACATAAGATAACACACCATGTGTATTGGATAATTTCTAGATCTTTTGAATTAACAGTGTTTGTCATTTTTAATTAAGTCAACATTAACATTATTCATCATATGATGTGAATTGGATATCTCAACAGCTACTATTCAAGCCAACGTAAAAGAAATATTTGGATTGTTTACCATGATAACGATGGAAAGCATAGGATACAACTATaaaatacgtatatatatatatatatacatagaaaatGGTTGAGGATGCTAAAGTTAACGAAGCTAGATTATTCGTTCTTGTATGTGGTATTGATGAAATCATCattaaggaacaaaaaaaaaaaaaaaaaaaagcattgaaaAGGGATAaaggtttttaaaaaaacaagaaaactaaggataaaacttaaaagatatatatgtaatttgttATGTGTACCACATAAGATAACACACCATGTGAATTGGATAATTTCTAGATCCTTTGAATTAACagcatttgttatttttcattaaatcaACATTAACATTATTCATCATATGATGTGAATTGGATATCTCAACAGCTACTATTCAAGCCAACGTAAAAGATATATATGGATTGTTTACCATGATAACGATGGAAAGCATAGGATACAAATACaaaatacgtatatatatatatatatcttttaataaaacCGAATTAAAAGTAAATGTCTAATACAACTTCGTTTTTATCACCGTTTAAGAAGCAAGTTTTAGGGAAACTTAAATTTAACTGACAGGTCAAACCCATTCCAAAGAATATATTCTAACTTCTACTTGGTGTTTTTAATCTTGAACTTGGCAAGGACCTTTCTCGCAAAGGTGAAGCagaaaaaatcagaaaaaaaaaaacaaaaaaaaaaaaatgcatgggCTTGAATAGGTTCCAAACAACGcgtttgattttcattttaggCATTAGGCCCATTTTCATTTTGAGTGTATCATGGgctattatattagcctagcaGTAGTTCGATAGCgtgttgaaaagaaaaagaaaggaccCATCgtgggaccaaaaaaaaaacgacGACGTTTAGACTTGTTGCAAAAAGAGAGTATACAGAGCGCAAGCCTTGTATCAGTCACATTGGCATGCTCTCCATGGTTCTTCGTCACCATCAGAGTTGATATAATAAAAGGCAaagtgttttgtttatttataaaaataaattttgtgtcTAAAAACAAGTTTATATCCTGTTTTAAAAACTATTACCAAAAAGTTGgtattttttaagtttcttattaatttgcttGAAGCcttgaaataaatatttgtataatataGTATTAATTTTACAACATTACCTTAATGGTTGACATGGTGCCAGTTaaccttttaaatatttaatttgcgaccattttttttttttctttctcatattTATTGGCAGATGTATCAGGGATTTCTCATATTCATCTTTTCACTTACCACGATCATATACAAGAATGACATCATCAATATTCacctaaccattttttttttttttgacgtcCAAATTACTTTTCATGGACCAATAATACCGCGTAAACCCAATTTGCCAACAACTTCCAACGGGGTCGCTTCTGAAgtttttaaatgtaaagaatAGGGACAAGATATTCACCGATAAAGACAAGGTAAAAAGTGGGAAGTTTCCCCGATGGTATTAAGAAAACCGGTTGCATACTAGTATATGTTCCACAAAAACTAAATGCTCTGAATTTCAGATTGCATACTCATAACACCTGTTGATCTGCTATTGAGATCTTTCCTACATTTAATTTCCTCACAACACATGGCTGCGGAACTGGTGGGTGGAGCTTTCCTCTCGGCCTCACTCAAGGTGCTGTTTGATAGGTTGGCTTCTCAGGAGGTCGTTGACTTCATCAAGGGAAAGAAACTGAATGAGGGGCTGCTCAAAAAGTTAAAGATTATGTTGTTGTCTGCTAATTCGGTGATCAATGATGCTGAGGAGAAGCAAATCAGAGATCCAGCTGTCAAGCAATGGCTTTATGAGCTCAGAGAATCTTCCTATGATGCAGAGGACCTGATCTATCAAATCAAAACCGAAGCTCTGCGATGCAAGATGGAAGGTGAAAATAGAAGCAGCACAAGTCAGGTACGGAATCTCTTCTCTACTTGGTTCACTAGTTTTAACAAAATAGTGGAACCCAAACTTGTGGAGATTCTTGATAGACTAGAATATATTGTTAAACAAAAAGATGTCCTGGGTTTGAAAGAAGTTGTTGAGAGAAGATCTTCACCCCGATTACCACCAACCTTGGTAGAAGACTCTGATGTTTATGGAAGGGAAGGTAGCAAAGAGGCCATTGTTGAATTGTTGGTATCAGATGATTTAGGTGGAAGTAAGATATCTGTGATTCCCATAGTCGGCATGGGTGGGATTGGCAAGACCACCCTTGCTCAACTTGTTTACAATGATCCTAGAGTGAATAACTATAATCTCAAGGCATGGATTACTGTATCAGATGACTTTGATGTATCTACACTAACAAAATCAATTCTTGAGACAGTAACTTCCCAGACATGCAATGTCAAAGATCCATTTCAACTTCAATCTAGATTGAAGGAAGCATTGGTGGGGAAAAAGTTTCTTTTGGTCCTAGATGATGTTTGGAATGAGAATTATGATCTTTGGAGTGCCCTAAAGAGCCCTTTTGATTCTGGAGCTTGTGGAAGTAAAATCATTGTGACAACGAGAAATGGAAATATCGCATCAATGATGGGTACTGTTCCAAATCATAACTTAGAGGTAATATCCGAGGAGGATTCTTGGTCATTATTTGCAAAACATGCCTTTAGCAATACAGAGTCAGGTGTGCGTCCAGATTTAGAAGCAATCGGtagaaaaatcattaaaaagtgCAAAGGTCTGCCTTTAGCTTTAAAATCACTTGGTGGTCTCTTGCGCAGTGAATCAAGTGCAGAGGAATGGGAAAATGTGTTAAACAATGAGATATGGGAGTTGGCTGAAAAGGAGAGTAATATTCTTCCTGCTTTATGGTTGAGCTACTATTATCTTCCTTTTCATCTAAAACGGTGTTTTGCTTATTCTTCAATATACCCAAAAGATTGGATCTTTACAAAAGAAGAATTGATTTTACTATGGATAGCAGAAGATCTGTTGCAACCCCATGGAAGGAAGAGTTTAGAGGATGTAGGAGATGagtattttaatgatttaatatCAAGATCTTTATTTCATCGTGAGAAGCACTGGCGACTGTCCACAACGTTTACTATGCATGATCTTGTGAACGATTTAGCAAAATTTGTTTCAGGAGAATTTTCGTTGAGGCTGGATGACAGCTACCCGCTTACATTAGTAAGAAAGACTCGCCATATATCGTATGTGAGAAGAAAGAGATATGAAATTACGAAATTCGAggatttatttgaaaataaatgtcTGAGGACTTTTTTAACATTAGAATATCTGCCACGTCAATATAATCTCAGTATCAAAACGAAACAGAGTCCTGTCAACTGTGAACAACTAGCGTCAACAATGCCCTTCTTAAGAGTGCTCTCTGTACCTGGATATTATACCACAGGGTTGGTCGATTCAATCAGCAAATTTAAACTTCTAACCTATGTGGATTTATCTTACACTGAGCTTGAAGAGCTACCTGAGACAATATGTACTTTATACAATTTGCAGATATTGATGTTGGCAAGTTGTAGAGAACTGACTCAATTGAGTGATTCAATTGCTAATCTGAAGCAGTTAAGGCACTTGCATTTATCTTTTACTCACATTGAAAAGATACCTGATGCACTGTGTGGCTTGTCCAATTTGCATACACTATTGTTGAATGGATGCTATTGTCTTAAGAGATTACCAAGCAACATAGGCAGTCTAACAAACTTGCGTCATCTTGATATTGAAGATTGCTGGGATTTGGAAGGGATGCCACCGCAAATAtgtgagatgaaagatttgcgAACATTAACAGGTTTTACTGTCGGCAAACACGATGATGGGTGGTGCAATATTGGAAAATTAGGACAGTTTCAAAATATAAGCGGAAAATTTTGTATAGCAAGGATTGGAAATGTAGTTGATGTGGGAGATGTTTTGAACGTCAATTTGAAGGAGAAGAAGTACATAACTGAATTGAGTTTGGACGAGGGGTGGAACAGTCAAACGGACGATTCACAAAAATCAAGACAAATGCTTGAAGGGCTCCAACCTCACAGAGAAATTGAGAGattacatattaaaaattacGGAGGCACAAGATTTCCAGATTGGCTGGGAGATGGTTCCTTTCCTCATCTAGTAGAGCTGAATCTTCGGAATTGTAGAAATTGCTACGAGGTACCGACGCTTGGGCATCTACGCTCTCTTAAATACCTTGTAATCGATGGATTTGATTTAGTGGAGAGAATAGGTGAAGAATTCTACTTAAACGGTTCTACTAGTGTGGGAAAGCCATTTAGATGTTTAGAATCTCTTACCTTTATCGATATGCCGGAGTGGAAGGAGTGGTTATTTGTTACGGCTGATTATAGTGAAGGTGGAGTTTTTCCTCGTCTTAAGTtgctttgtttcttcaattgCCCGAAGTTAAAAGCGGGATGCTTACCTGATTATCTTCCTTCTTTGGAAATTCTTGAGATCTGTGGAAGTGAACAACTAGTGGCTTCACTTCCAAGGACTCAACAGTTGGACACTGCATTTCCACGGCTTCAGCATTTTACGATAGGTGACTCTTCGATGCAGTCCGTTCCAGAAATGCCCTCAAATTTAAAAGAATTGACATGGGATGGTTGCTACACACTGTTTGCAGGACAAGGACTCACCTCTCTCACAAAATTGCTTATCTCTGAAAGTAGAGATATGGTGGATTCCTTTCCGGAGGAGGGTCTATTTCCTACCTCTTTGACAACTCTTCAATTATTCCGACTTCCAAATCTGAAATCGTTAAATGGCAATGCCTTTCGACAACTCACATCCCTTGAAACCCTGGATATTAAGGAATGCCATCAGCTTCAGTGTTTACCAGAAGGTCTACCCGCTTCCCTATCTCTTTTGAGAATCGAAGATTGTCCATTGTTAACTCAACGGTGCAAGAGAGAGACAGGGGAAGATTGGCCCAAGATTGCTCACATCATTCTTATCCTTGTCGACGATGAAGCTATATAATAAGCTGCTCTGTCTCTAATATTTCAGTCCAATTGCATCCAGGTACTTACTTTTTCCTCACTGTTTAGAATCCGTTTTGTTTCAGCAGGtatcaatggaaaaaaaataataataataataaaagaagagtatatatatttttttctttaaaaatctcATATTTATATAGTGACCGTATTGTTTATTTAGCAGAGTTCTTAGTACAAGTCTTTCTATCTTTAACAGTACTGTTGTTACTTGTTTCTTACAAATTGTTCTTGTcctctattactaattttaagtTCCATTTTCCTATCTATGTTTTCTTTCTCCAATTATGGAAACATAGTTGTGGTGTCAAGATTCTTATTCTGCAATCGTCCAGTtttatctctctttttctcctTATGTGGTTGCGGAGACTACTCGAACGTAATAGAAAGGACAAGCaatcaccaaaagaaaaatgcaactttccaatttttgttatttctttCCACTTCCTTGTTATATGGAGTTGAAAGagatggaatttatttgatgtgttatttgttttttttccatcttctaAAGAAGCGCAACAGCATTAGGAAAGATCATCAGCTGTGAATTCATCGGAGAAAAGAGTGGGAAAATTTAACTGGACAAGGCAACCACACCTTAACCATAGCTCCAGCTTACCTCAAGAAGATGTGAAATTTCAGAGACAATGATAGCATAAGCAGTGCTGGATATCCTACATCAATGCCATCTAAGGGGCAAGAGTGAAATCTGCATCTACTTCTTgctggtaaatatatataatcagcaATGTCCAACAGTGGTGCAGCCACAGACCACACGGTCATCACTGACAGTACCCAGAACCCTTCATCAAATGCGACTGTTCTTATAATAATAGCACCCTTTGCCACATTACACAACTGTGAGTTTTAGCCTGTCAGTGAAACTTGCGCAAATTTTGTATCTAACACTAAAAATGGTGTATTCATACAAATTTAAATGTTCAATCTCCCCCATATCCCAGAAATTTCCACCTTCTCTCGTCGATAACCGGCCGATCTTTCCATTTTATCCACCAAAAATCCGAGATCTTCACCAACAATGGACGATTCCGTCAACTTCCAACGATTCCGGCGACAAATCGACGACACGCATGCCAGAaacttcttccccccccccccctgtcGGTGTCGGACGGGGTCGATAACGGAAATTGTTGCCGATATTTCCACCGTTTCGACGATTTTTGCTTCCCTGGAAACAACTTCACAATAGATAGTTCAAACAGCAGGTAATTATCTGCACTCTGTACTTGGTGCTTTGAATCTTTTATGAAACTTAATGCTGCTATGCACTCCAAAATTATTTTAGTGCAAAATTTCCTGCATTTTATGCATATAACAATCATTTTCTTCTGAATATTACATTAGTTCAAGACCTTTCTTGTATATCTTGATTCTCTAGTGTTTGTTTATCCAGTGAAATTTTCTTTGTCCTAATGAAGTGTATTCCTCTTTACCTTTCAGTTCTTTGCCTTCAGGTTTGGAGTGCCTTCAACGAAACTTCCCATGCAACCGAAGCCATGGGCTCTGTAAGTATGGTTAAAGCTCTTTCCTGTATGTGGTTTTTGGAGTTCTTTTATTGATATCAGAAGTAAGTgaaaaatttcttttcttcactCTTTATATTGGTTCTGCAGATCATGACTTTGCAATTAATTGTGGTGGTCATCAATTTATGTCTTCCAATGGTATTGTGTATGAGATGGATAGTGCAGCTCTTGGTCCAGCTACACATTTTGTTAGCAGCAATAAGAGATGGGCAGTTAGCAGTGTTGGTTTATTCACCAGGGACAACAATATTCCATATACAAGAAGTTCATCCTATCAATTCCCGAACACTACAAGAAGAAAGAAGTCTCATGCCGAAAATATTGAAGGTTAGCCATTATCTTTGCTGCATGATCGTGGTGGTTGTCTGATTTCTAGTGTTGTTTACTTATGTATGATTCTGTCTAAATCATTCCTTATGAAATCTAAATGCCACATATTATccttgaatttaaatttaagtcAACCAATGAACAAAATTGCCACATAAGTATTGCCTGAGTGTTGAAACTTTGAGAAGCTCTACGTTTGAAATTTGACTACTTAAAAGAGGCATTGAGTTATGATGATCTTTATGTTTTATTTGCAGAGCTCTCAGGGATAGATGTTAAACCATTCACATTCAGTTACGAAGAGCTAAAGACAGCTACAGATGACTTCAATTCTGTTAATAAGTTGGGGGAAGGAGGATTTGGACCTGTCTACAAGGTAAGTGATTATTCTAAGTTACTTCATGTGGCTAAATAATTATCAGTGCCATAAGGCTCATAACTTTAACTAGTTTGATACGAAGAAATTTTCTTCTGTACTTTTGTCCATTGAAATTCTTGATGGTGCACATTGCTATTTTCTCATTTATATTATGCATGCAACAGGGAAAACTTGATGATGGAAGAGTTATTGCAGCAAAGCAACTTTCTGTGACATCCCACCAAGGAAAAAACCAATTTGTGACTGAAATTGCTACAATATCTTCTGTGCAACACCGAAACTTGGTGAAATTGTACGGATGCTGCATTGAGAGTAACAAACAACTACTTGTGTACGAGTATCTGGAAAACAAAAGTCTCGATCGAGCATTATTTGGTATGAGAACTACAGTATATATAATTGCAGTGAATATCATAATAAGCAACGATACTCACAGTATTAATTGGTAGCATGAACaggaaacaaaagcttggaactGAATTGGTTGGCACGTTATGACATTTGCATGGGGATAGCAAGAGATCTAGCTTATCTTCACGAGGAGTCACGGCTTCGAGTAGTGCACAGAGATGTAAAGGCCAGTAACATTCTGCTTGATTCTGATCTCAACCCCAAAATATCAGATTTTGGTTTGGCCAGGCTTTATGATGATAAAAAGATCCACATAAGCACCCGTGTTGCTGGGACAATGTAAGATTTTTAACACTTAAAATCTGTCATGTTGAACTTCCTTTTCTTTGTCTCTTTCATTACATACTGTTAATAATTTTTGggacttcaattttttttctcatgcAGTGGATATGTTGCTCCAGAGTATGCCATGCGCGGGCACCTTACAGAGAAAACTGATGTGTTTGCTTTTGGAGTTGTGGCTCTAGAGATTGTTAGTGGTAGGCCAAACTGTGATACAAGCTTGGAACAAGAAAAGATATATCTTCTTGAATGGGTATGAACTTTAACTTTCTCTACTAAAAATCCTTGTCTTTCTGTTACCTTAGAGCATAGGTGCTTTAGATTATGCATAACTAAATGTGAGTACTTAGATCAAAAAAATGTAACAGCCAGAAAAAGGTCTAAGGAAAAGGGATAACAAATACTGAAAACCAAGATCTTCAAAAGTGATAGTTTTATGGGATAAATCATTTCTAATTATGCTTTCAGTTTCTTCTTTGTTCTGTTTTTTATGGTATTATgccattttgttttcttatctGTTTTACCGAAACATGTAAACTTTGACTTTCCACACTAAAATCTAATTACCACTAGGAATTAATTTGAATAATAGACTAAAATATCAATCAAACAAATTTACTAAACTGATAAGTACCCTACTGTGAATACTCATTTTGCAACTTTTCTGATTATGCCTTTAAAGTATTCAATATCAATCATTTGTTGCCTCCCCAGGCTTGGAACTTATATGAAAAAAACCGAGAAGATAAATTGGTGGATTCAGCATTATTGACATTCAACAAAGAAGAAGTAAAACGAGTCATACGAGTAGCTCTTTGGTGCACTCAAACATCACCATCCTTAAGGCCATCAATGTCCAGAGTGGTGGCAATCCTTTTGGGAGATGCTGAAGTGAGCACTGAGATTACGAGACCTGGATACTTGACTGACTGGAAGTTCGATGACATGAGCAGCCTGATGACTGACAGTACAAACAAAGGAACTAACACTAGCTACTATAACTCATCTGCAAGCACAAGCATGGTGGGAGATGCAGAGAAGCAACTTGTCTATGAAAGTGCATTGCCTAAGTTTAAAAGCTCCATTAAATCGGGTAGGTGAAAATTTGTTATAAAGGTTGGTTTTTGTACATATGAAGGGATATACACAATTTTTTCTTGCTAGAATCTAGTAGTCGGGTTTCTTAACCTTCACACTAGGTCTTAACCATTTGGCTTAAAATATTGTTCATAGGTTTTCTTCCATTCCACATTCTTAGAAAAGTGGAAagtgggtttt
Protein-coding regions in this window:
- the LOC107418078 gene encoding probable LRR receptor-like serine/threonine-protein kinase At1g56130 isoform X1 codes for the protein MGSVNHDFAINCGGHQFMSSNGIVYEMDSAALGPATHFVSSNKRWAVSSVGLFTRDNNIPYTRSSSYQFPNTTRRKKSHAENIEELSGIDVKPFTFSYEELKTATDDFNSVNKLGEGGFGPVYKGKLDDGRVIAAKQLSVTSHQGKNQFVTEIATISSVQHRNLVKLYGCCIESNKQLLVYEYLENKSLDRALFGNKSLELNWLARYDICMGIARDLAYLHEESRLRVVHRDVKASNILLDSDLNPKISDFGLARLYDDKKIHISTRVAGTIGYVAPEYAMRGHLTEKTDVFAFGVVALEIVSGRPNCDTSLEQEKIYLLEWAWNLYEKNREDKLVDSALLTFNKEEVKRVIRVALWCTQTSPSLRPSMSRVVAILLGDAEVSTEITRPGYLTDWKFDDMSSLMTDSTNKGTNTSYYNSSASTSMVGDAEKQLVYESALPKFKSSIKSGR
- the LOC107418078 gene encoding probable LRR receptor-like serine/threonine-protein kinase At1g56130 isoform X2, which gives rise to MSSNGIVYEMDSAALGPATHFVSSNKRWAVSSVGLFTRDNNIPYTRSSSYQFPNTTRRKKSHAENIEELSGIDVKPFTFSYEELKTATDDFNSVNKLGEGGFGPVYKGKLDDGRVIAAKQLSVTSHQGKNQFVTEIATISSVQHRNLVKLYGCCIESNKQLLVYEYLENKSLDRALFGNKSLELNWLARYDICMGIARDLAYLHEESRLRVVHRDVKASNILLDSDLNPKISDFGLARLYDDKKIHISTRVAGTIGYVAPEYAMRGHLTEKTDVFAFGVVALEIVSGRPNCDTSLEQEKIYLLEWAWNLYEKNREDKLVDSALLTFNKEEVKRVIRVALWCTQTSPSLRPSMSRVVAILLGDAEVSTEITRPGYLTDWKFDDMSSLMTDSTNKGTNTSYYNSSASTSMVGDAEKQLVYESALPKFKSSIKSGR